A stretch of DNA from Scatophagus argus isolate fScaArg1 chromosome 23, fScaArg1.pri, whole genome shotgun sequence:
GGTCATTTATAATGGCTTTGATATGTGAGTAAATGTGGGAAATGGATAAATGCATGCAAAGGCATGAACAATGCAATCTTTGGATTATGTGGTCAGCCTGCCTCAGATACGCCCTGACTAACGCTGCAGTTGATTATATTCACTGTCGATTAATCGATTAACCGTTTCATCTGTACAACTGAAGGCCAATGGACTCACCCTCGCAGCCCTGGCCCTGACAGACTCACGTTTTCCCTTATGTGACGAGGTGGCTGAGCAGTTAAGGTGACGGGCTGTCAATCCATTGTGCTCTGCGTGTGGGTTTGAACCTCATCCTCGTCAAGGAGCAATACTTTAACTGTATCTGTGGCTTATGACAATACGACAACAAATTACTGTTATCAGTTTTTCTCAATAAATATGTTAGTGTTCACTAGAATACCTGAAAGAGAGGGAAGTGTACACTAAATGTATTTACCCTTTTCCCACATCTACTCCCACATTATGTGTCGTGATGTGCTAAAGTATGTGTCTTCGTAAGGCATCTGTTGCACTCGTCCTCACTGCGGCCTCGCAGGACGGTTGAAAAACGGCTCCGTCTCTGCAGCCGTCACCCCAGGATCGCCGAAAAGCCCCCCGGCCGGTCCGCCGTAGCCTCCCACGATCGCCTTCGACCCCGAACTCTGACGCCTCTGAATGATGACCAGGACTCCGATGATGAGCCAGAAGAAGAAGTTGACCCACACTGAGGTCTGGAGAGACACAGAATGAAGCTCTTTCTGAATCTGAACACACTCTGGATCTCGACCGTGCTTTTCTCTCAACTAAATCATACTTGACAGCAGCTGctataaataaagaaactctTTCAGGCACTAATGGCAGCTATTTAAAGAATTAACAGTAACGCTGACGGAATCAGATGCTCTACGTAAGCACAAGCTCGGTCCTTTACTCCCAATGTGGGACTAAACATGCGAATTTTGCCCTGGTTTGTAATCAGTCGACTGATGTTGACTAGCGCACGAATTCGATCGGTCCTTTTGTCAGCATGATGCACAGAGTTACGAGAACTGGTTACCGTCGAGACCTGAAACCACACACTGAATGAATTCTGCTGACCTCAGCTTTGTACAGGCTGCTGTAGAACCGTCCTCCTTTAACTGGACTGACCCACTGTTTAGTCTGGGCGTCCTCGCATcttgagaggcagagagagagagagagagagagagcatgttaGAAAACCCCACAGCAGCAGATAATCGAGGTCCAACCCTGTCAAATAGGTGCCAAACATCTTTCAAAATATTAAACTTATCATAAACATAACATACAGTGCATAACCCACCGGTGAGGAATTTAtcataaaatttaaaagtgtTTCGTGTTTGCTGCATCTATGAACAAATCTGCAGCTGTGAGTCACACCAAGCCAGAGTTTAATATTTAACGGTAGTTAAGGAGAAATGGATATCTTAAAAGAAAGCCAGTCATGGGTGAATTGCAACACGATTACAGGCAAACAAACTATATGACACGTTTCTGCTTTCACACACCAGGAGAAATGTGAAGTGAAGCTTTCAGTGACAGAACAACCGAAAGGGTAAGTATTTTTATAAGTGATGAATGAGGCTGTGGAATAAAGATGAAGATGGAAAAAGATCAGAAAGAAACCAAACAGGATgtaaaaatgatgtgttttcaaatgttgttttatgcTTCATTGATTGTTTCCGAAAGGTTTAGGTTTTGTGTGGATATGCCTGTACATGCCcgtgtcaatgtgtgtgtgtgtctgtgtgtgtgtgtgtgctccaccTGGTAATGTTATGAACGTTGTTCAAGATCGAGTTGCAGAGCGAGTCACGTCCGATCTTCAGTATGCACCCCGTGATGAGCAGGAAGAACAGGAAGACGCCGCACATGGCCACGATCATGTTCAGCCATACGCGCCCCCTGTGAAGAAGAATAAACACGTGAACAAGATTACAGCTCTGCAGCAGATGTGGACGATGTACTGTCCAATAAAAGGTTTAACAAGCAATGTTACTGGAAGTGCAAGTTAAAGGAGAtaaacccaaagactcttcatttaacGTCATaaatcacaaagaaaagcagcacctccttaacatttaacaagctgtaactgattaatcaaagatcaaaatagttggcaaatGACGTTCTTCACATGAGCTAATCAATAAATCGACCAATGGCGGCAGCTCTACGTAACAAGAATGACATGTTTTACAATCTCCATAGAGAGCTTCTGTGTGCACCcgcatgttttctgtcttcatgcatttataacaacattttttcacacGTGCCAGAATGTGATGGCTGAAGTGTAAAGgaactaacaaaaaaaatgtttgacttaaCATGGCGGAGTGGTTTGGGAGGACACACGCGTCTGACGTTACCTTGAGATTTCACTATTAATGCAGAAAGCGTACAGCCAGtacagagacagtgagacacacaccaCTGCTACCAGGACCGATATGGCCGACACAAAGTAACACAGGGACTGGGAGCTGGAGGACAGGACTCCGATGACGCTTGTTGTTGCACTGGAGTTAACCAGTCCATACAGCATGCACCGACCTCCAAAGTCACCCTGAGAGCAAAGACAGACGGAGAGATCTGGAACTTTAGTTTGTATTTTCAACTTTCACTCTCAACTGCAACGACAAActtgaagaaataaaatactgagaaaacacacacactcttagtAGCACGCATTAACTGAAGCATCTGACTTCTATATAGGAGCAGAGAGAACAACTGGGCACGAGGACCACCTGGTCACATGATGACTAAACACTATCTGGACACATGACTGTGTTATTACTCGCGCGCGCTCACAATCACGTTTACGCACGCGCGCATTTCCTGATCGGTTGAGAAGGGAAAGTTATGTTAACCGGGCTTGAAGCCTAAAACTAAGTTTTACTTTTCACGGTGTATTAACCTGTAAGTGTAAAATGGCTGAGCTAATTAAATTAAGAGGTAAGAAATGCGCACTTGGTGATGCTAAAAGCGGTCGTAATGCAATACATTGTGTTGTATTATAAGCTACTAATGACCCAGTAAACCCAGAGACCTGCGTCAGAGACGTGCAATAACACAGCCGGCAGGAAACCAAGTGAAAGCAAAAGTTTTCCTTTAAGCTGCTCGCATTCTTGTTTTTACTGTCTGTTTTAACGACGCATATAGAACATGTTTTGTAATACAGTCAGATATCCATCAACGAAAGCGTATAAAAACGTCAGAAAGAGTTTTGACTAAAAAAGTAACCTCTTATAAAACTAATTTTAAGAGGCTGAAGAATCGAACTTCTCTTTTCTACTGTCTCTCAGATGAACTTCAAACTTTAGACGCAcgcactgacaaaaaaaagtgcGTCTACCCGGAAGAGGCTGGGGGGGggataaaagaaacacaaactgagctAGTTTATTAATATCTGAGCAAAGTCACCTGCACTATGGTGACGGCTGCAGCGGCGACAATCCCGCAGACGAAACAGCTGGCGTACAGAACcaactccagcagcagcagcagcatcgtTACCTCCATCGTCCACTGGCCCAGCTCCTGTCTGGGAGGAGACCAGCGCAACGGGTAGCCACAATAAGAGACAAGGCT
This window harbors:
- the tmem179ba gene encoding transmembrane protein 179B; translated protein: MEVTMLLLLLELVLYASCFVCGIVAAAAVTIVQGDFGGRCMLYGLVNSSATTSVIGVLSSSSQSLCYFVSAISVLVAVVCVSLSLYWLYAFCINSEISRGRVWLNMIVAMCGVFLFFLLITGCILKIGRDSLCNSILNNVHNITRCEDAQTKQWVSPVKGGRFYSSLYKAETSVWVNFFFWLIIGVLVIIQRRQSSGSKAIVGGYGGPAGGLFGDPGVTAAETEPFFNRPARPQ